The following coding sequences are from one Thermostaphylospora chromogena window:
- a CDS encoding cytochrome P450: protein MTVTPAEQRPILSADDVDLSDRYFWQRPMAEREKAFELLRSLDRPRFYREIETSFAPPGPGYYALVKHADILEVSRNPEIFCSGDGGATNIPDMPAEFAEYFGSMINMDDPRHARLRRIVSRSFTPRMIKRFEADVEAAATKIVDDLLETGSGCDFVTEVAARLPLKIICDMMGIPERYYRFVFDRSNIILGGFDPEYVGDVSQLAGRLLNAGMELQQLVQDLAAHRAENPTDDLISSLVTANIDGEKLTMQELGSFFILLVVAGNETTRNAISHGMRLLTLHPDQRALWLSDIEGHTPRAVKEIVRLASPVNYMRRKVTRDHVMNGHLYRKGEKVVLYYWSANRDAAVFDNPYAFDITRDPNPHVGFGGPGPHFCLGAHLARREISVMFRELLRRVPQLEVGEPELLFSSFINGVKRMTAHF, encoded by the coding sequence ATGACCGTCACCCCTGCCGAACAGCGGCCGATCCTCTCAGCTGACGACGTCGACCTGAGCGATCGTTACTTCTGGCAGCGGCCGATGGCGGAGCGGGAGAAGGCGTTCGAACTGCTGCGCTCATTAGACCGGCCCAGGTTCTATCGGGAGATAGAGACCTCCTTCGCCCCTCCGGGGCCCGGCTATTACGCGCTGGTGAAGCACGCCGACATCCTGGAGGTCAGCCGCAACCCCGAGATCTTCTGCTCCGGGGACGGCGGCGCCACCAACATCCCCGACATGCCGGCCGAGTTCGCGGAGTACTTCGGCTCCATGATCAACATGGATGATCCGCGGCACGCCCGGCTGAGGCGCATCGTCTCCCGCTCCTTCACGCCCCGGATGATCAAGCGGTTCGAGGCGGACGTGGAAGCCGCCGCCACGAAGATCGTGGACGATCTGCTGGAGACCGGTTCCGGGTGCGATTTCGTGACCGAGGTCGCCGCCAGGCTGCCCCTGAAGATCATCTGCGACATGATGGGCATCCCCGAGCGGTACTACCGGTTCGTCTTCGACCGCTCCAACATCATCCTCGGCGGCTTCGACCCCGAGTACGTCGGCGACGTCTCGCAGCTCGCCGGTCGGCTGCTCAACGCCGGCATGGAGCTGCAGCAGCTGGTGCAGGACCTCGCCGCCCACCGTGCCGAGAACCCCACCGACGACCTCATCTCCTCTCTCGTCACCGCCAACATCGACGGTGAGAAGCTGACCATGCAGGAGCTGGGATCCTTCTTCATCCTGCTGGTCGTCGCGGGCAACGAGACCACTCGCAACGCGATCTCCCACGGCATGCGCCTGCTCACCCTCCATCCCGACCAGCGCGCCCTGTGGCTGAGCGACATCGAAGGGCATACTCCGCGCGCGGTGAAGGAGATCGTACGGCTGGCCTCCCCGGTGAACTACATGCGCCGCAAGGTCACCCGCGACCACGTGATGAACGGCCACCTGTACCGCAAGGGGGAAAAGGTCGTCCTCTACTACTGGTCCGCCAACCGCGACGCGGCGGTGTTCGACAACCCCTACGCCTTCGACATCACCCGCGATCCCAACCCGCACGTCGGCTTCGGCGGCCCCGGACCGCACTTCTGCCTGGGCGCCCATCTGGCCCGGCGGGAGATCAGCGTGATGTTCCGCGAGCTGCTGCGCAGGGTGCCGCAACTCGAGGTGGGCGAGCCCGAGCTGCTGTTCTCCAGCTTCATCAACGGCGTCAAGCGCATGACCGCGCACTTTTGA
- a CDS encoding long-chain-fatty-acid--CoA ligase, whose translation MLNLAIVLEDSARETPDRTALVFGDMRLPYSMVESVANQVANLLVSRGISRGDKVAIACPNSPYFPFVYFGILKAGATVVPLNVLLQSGEIAYHLADSDAKAFFCFEGTAELPLGKRGREAFEQTSGTEHFFVLPATPLATESELGETLWAALDGMPGEFPTVPTAPDDTAVILYTSGTTGRPKGAELSHQNMLLNAIVSDEMFARSENGDTYLAVLPLFHSFGQTVIMNAGFRRRGTLVLLPRFEAGAALDLMRREKVTIFAGVPTMYWGMLTKIHADGEEVPTTLRVAVSGGAALPAEVLKDFQTTFGIGILEGYGLSETSPVASFNQPGKPAKPGSIGTPIWGVEMKLIDAEWNTVEGEGPGEIAVKGHNVMKGYYNRPEATAEVMRDGWFRTGDIATRDSDGYYYIVDRAKDMIIRGGFNVYPREVEETLMTHEAVSLAAVVGVPHDSLGEEIKAYVIREPGATITEEELISWCKSTMAAYKYPRIIEFRDSLPMTATGKILKRELR comes from the coding sequence ATGCTGAACCTGGCGATAGTGCTCGAAGACAGCGCCCGGGAGACCCCCGACCGCACCGCCTTGGTCTTCGGCGATATGCGCCTGCCGTACTCGATGGTGGAGTCCGTCGCCAACCAGGTCGCCAACCTGCTCGTGTCGCGCGGGATCAGCAGAGGGGACAAGGTGGCGATCGCCTGCCCTAACAGCCCTTATTTCCCGTTCGTCTATTTCGGCATTCTCAAAGCGGGCGCCACCGTGGTGCCGTTGAACGTGCTGCTGCAGAGCGGGGAGATCGCCTACCACCTGGCGGACTCCGACGCCAAGGCGTTCTTCTGCTTCGAGGGGACGGCGGAGCTGCCGCTGGGCAAGCGTGGACGCGAGGCGTTCGAACAGACGTCGGGGACCGAGCACTTCTTCGTACTGCCCGCCACGCCGCTGGCCACGGAGTCGGAGCTGGGCGAGACGCTGTGGGCGGCGCTGGACGGCATGCCCGGCGAGTTCCCCACCGTGCCGACCGCGCCGGACGACACCGCCGTCATCCTCTACACCAGCGGCACGACCGGCCGCCCCAAGGGGGCCGAGCTGAGCCACCAGAACATGCTGCTGAACGCGATCGTCTCCGATGAGATGTTCGCCCGGAGTGAGAACGGTGACACCTATCTGGCGGTGCTGCCGCTGTTCCACTCCTTCGGCCAGACCGTGATCATGAACGCGGGCTTCCGCAGGCGCGGCACGCTCGTCCTCCTCCCCCGCTTCGAGGCCGGAGCGGCGCTGGATCTGATGCGCCGGGAGAAGGTCACGATCTTCGCCGGCGTGCCCACGATGTACTGGGGCATGCTGACGAAGATCCACGCCGACGGCGAGGAGGTGCCGACGACGCTGCGGGTCGCGGTCTCCGGTGGGGCCGCCCTGCCCGCCGAGGTGCTCAAGGACTTCCAGACCACCTTCGGCATCGGCATCCTGGAGGGGTACGGGCTGTCGGAGACCTCCCCGGTGGCGAGCTTCAACCAGCCCGGCAAGCCCGCCAAGCCCGGCTCGATCGGCACCCCGATCTGGGGTGTGGAGATGAAGCTCATCGACGCCGAGTGGAACACCGTCGAAGGCGAGGGCCCCGGCGAGATCGCCGTCAAAGGCCACAACGTCATGAAGGGCTACTACAACCGGCCCGAGGCCACCGCCGAGGTCATGCGGGACGGCTGGTTCCGCACCGGCGACATCGCCACCCGCGACTCGGACGGCTACTACTACATCGTCGACCGCGCCAAAGACATGATCATCCGGGGCGGTTTCAACGTCTACCCGCGGGAGGTCGAGGAGACGCTGATGACCCACGAGGCGGTCTCCCTCGCCGCCGTCGTCGGCGTCCCGCACGACTCCCTCGGCGAGGAGATCAAGGCCTACGTGATCCGCGAGCCGGGGGCGACGATCACCGAGGAGGAGCTCATCTCCTGGTGCAAGTCCACCATGGCCGCCTACAAGTACCCCCGCATCATCGAGTTCCGCGACTCCCTGCCGATGACCGCCACCGGCAAGATCCTCAAGCGTGAGCTACGGTGA
- a CDS encoding DNA polymerase beta superfamily protein, translating to MGSRAYGLATDASDVDRRGVFVAPTEAFWRLSKPPTHVEGPLPEQFSGRSSASASWRCAPTRPCWNACGPRSSSGPRRSTRSWPPWRRAA from the coding sequence GTGGGGTCACGGGCCTACGGGTTGGCGACCGACGCCTCGGACGTCGACCGGCGCGGCGTGTTCGTGGCGCCGACGGAGGCGTTCTGGCGGCTGAGTAAGCCGCCCACGCACGTGGAAGGACCGCTGCCCGAGCAGTTCTCTGGGAGATCGAGCGCTTCTGCGAGCTGGCGCTGCGCTCCAACCCGACCGTGCTGGAATGCCTGTGGTCCCCGATCGTCGAGCGGGCCACGCCGGTCCACCAGGAGCTGGCCGCCCTGGCGAAGGGCTGCCTGA
- a CDS encoding SAM-dependent methyltransferase, translated as MALARIFERIVGTQTGVSLVAYDGSKAGPDDADIRIEVKSPIAVAYLAQSPGELGLARAYVSGHIDVHGDMYTLLDRMWSLTLNDIPLSEKIAAIRSLGIKPLLMRVPPPPQEVRRSMMARLGSRHAKRRDAQAIHHHYDVSNRFYEWVLGPSMTYTCAVFPREDATLEEAQYTKHDLVARKLDLKPGMRLLDIGCGWGGMVMHAAREYGVKALGVTLSRQQAEWAQKAIAEAGLSELAEVRHMDYRDVTETGFDRISSIGLTEHIGKENLPFYFKFLYDKLKPGGRLLNHCITRPTGKEKTLNSGGFINRYVFPDGELESVGYLIRQMEDIGFEIRHEENLRQHYAKTLQHWCANLEEHWEEAVQEVGQGTARVWRVYMAGCVVGFERNKVQLHQVLAEKLADNGASGFPLRPARDWP; from the coding sequence GTGGCCCTTGCACGGATCTTCGAGAGAATCGTCGGCACGCAGACCGGAGTCTCCCTGGTCGCGTACGACGGGAGCAAGGCCGGACCGGATGACGCCGATATCCGGATCGAGGTGAAGTCGCCGATCGCGGTGGCCTACCTCGCCCAGTCGCCGGGGGAGCTGGGGCTGGCCCGGGCGTACGTCTCCGGGCACATCGATGTGCATGGGGACATGTACACCCTCCTGGACCGGATGTGGTCGCTCACGCTCAACGACATCCCCCTCTCCGAGAAGATCGCCGCGATCCGCTCGCTGGGGATCAAGCCGCTGCTGATGCGCGTGCCCCCGCCACCGCAGGAGGTCCGCCGCAGCATGATGGCCCGGCTGGGCAGCAGGCACGCCAAGCGACGCGACGCCCAGGCGATCCACCACCACTACGACGTGTCCAACCGCTTCTACGAGTGGGTGCTCGGGCCGTCCATGACCTACACCTGCGCGGTCTTCCCCCGCGAGGACGCCACGTTGGAGGAGGCGCAGTACACCAAGCACGACCTGGTGGCCCGCAAGCTCGACCTGAAGCCGGGCATGCGCCTGCTCGACATCGGCTGCGGCTGGGGCGGCATGGTCATGCACGCCGCTCGCGAGTACGGCGTCAAGGCGCTCGGCGTCACGCTCTCCCGGCAGCAGGCCGAGTGGGCGCAGAAGGCCATCGCCGAGGCCGGTCTCAGCGAGCTGGCCGAGGTCCGGCACATGGACTACCGCGACGTCACCGAGACCGGCTTCGACCGGATCAGCTCCATCGGCCTCACCGAGCACATCGGCAAGGAGAACCTCCCCTTCTACTTCAAGTTCCTCTACGACAAGCTCAAGCCGGGCGGGCGGCTGCTCAACCACTGCATCACCCGGCCGACGGGCAAGGAGAAGACCCTCAACAGCGGCGGGTTCATCAACCGCTACGTCTTCCCCGACGGGGAACTGGAGTCGGTCGGCTACCTGATCCGGCAGATGGAGGACATCGGCTTCGAGATCAGGCACGAGGAGAACCTGCGCCAGCACTACGCCAAGACGCTGCAGCACTGGTGCGCCAACCTGGAGGAGCACTGGGAGGAGGCGGTCCAGGAGGTCGGCCAGGGCACCGCACGGGTGTGGCGGGTGTACATGGCCGGTTGCGTGGTGGGCTTCGAACGCAACAAGGTCCAGCTCCACCAGGTGCTCGCCGAGAAGCTGGCGGACAACGGCGCCAGCGGCTTCCCGCTGCGTCCCGCCCGGGACTGGCCGTGA
- a CDS encoding FAD-binding oxidoreductase — MPERAEVTGRMMAHRRAVEQIKESYAALPQDTPPRLVKATTNLFRFRHGGRTAALSARDLDRVIEVDPETRTAEVQGMTTYEHLVDATLPYGLMPYVVPQLKTITLGGAVTGLGIESTSFRDGLPHESVEEMEILTGDGRVVTAREDNEHADLFWAFPNSYGTLGYALRLRIKLKPVRPYVRLTHVPFTDADKCMLAMQEICERGEYDGEPADFVDGVFFGPGELYITVGRFADRAPYVSDYTGMRIYYQSIRNRTRDWLTVRDYLWRWDTDWFWCSRAFGVQQPLVRSIVPRRWLRSDVYRKLVGLDRKYGVTARIDRWRGRPLHESVIQDVEVPVERGAEFLSFFHAKVGMTPVWMCPLKAQRDWPLYPLVPKRLYVNFGFWGMVPLPRGQFDGYHNRLIERAVHELEGHKSLYSTSFYPREEFWRLYNGDAYWPVKRAYDPGGRLLDLYEKCVRGR; from the coding sequence ATGCCGGAGCGTGCCGAAGTGACCGGACGGATGATGGCGCACCGTAGGGCAGTAGAGCAGATCAAGGAGTCCTACGCGGCCCTCCCGCAGGACACGCCGCCCCGGTTGGTCAAGGCCACCACCAACCTGTTCCGCTTCCGGCACGGCGGCCGGACGGCGGCGCTCTCCGCCCGCGACCTCGACCGGGTGATCGAGGTCGACCCGGAGACCCGCACCGCCGAAGTACAGGGGATGACCACCTACGAGCACCTGGTCGACGCCACGCTGCCGTACGGGCTGATGCCGTACGTGGTGCCGCAGCTCAAGACGATCACCCTCGGCGGGGCGGTCACCGGTCTGGGCATCGAGTCCACCAGCTTCCGCGACGGGCTGCCGCACGAGTCGGTCGAGGAGATGGAGATCCTCACCGGCGACGGCCGCGTCGTCACCGCCCGCGAGGACAACGAGCACGCCGACCTGTTCTGGGCCTTCCCCAACTCCTACGGCACCCTCGGCTACGCGCTGCGGTTGCGGATCAAGCTCAAGCCGGTCAGACCGTACGTACGGCTCACCCACGTCCCCTTCACCGACGCCGACAAGTGCATGCTCGCCATGCAGGAGATCTGCGAGCGCGGCGAGTACGACGGCGAGCCCGCCGACTTCGTGGACGGCGTGTTCTTCGGACCCGGGGAGCTCTACATCACGGTGGGCCGCTTCGCCGACCGCGCGCCGTACGTCTCCGACTACACCGGCATGCGCATCTACTACCAGTCCATCAGGAACCGCACCCGCGACTGGCTGACCGTGCGCGACTACCTGTGGCGCTGGGACACCGACTGGTTCTGGTGCTCGCGCGCGTTCGGCGTGCAGCAACCGCTCGTCCGCTCGATCGTGCCCCGGCGCTGGCTGCGCTCCGACGTCTACCGCAAGCTCGTCGGCCTGGACCGCAAGTACGGCGTCACCGCCCGCATCGACCGCTGGCGCGGCCGCCCGTTGCACGAGTCGGTGATCCAGGACGTGGAGGTGCCGGTCGAACGGGGCGCGGAGTTCTTGAGCTTCTTCCACGCCAAGGTGGGCATGACTCCGGTGTGGATGTGTCCGCTCAAGGCCCAGCGTGACTGGCCGCTCTACCCGCTGGTGCCGAAGCGGCTGTATGTGAACTTCGGATTCTGGGGGATGGTGCCGTTGCCGAGGGGGCAGTTCGACGGCTACCACAACCGGCTCATCGAACGCGCCGTCCACGAGCTGGAAGGGCACAAGTCGCTCTACTCCACGTCCTTCTACCCCCGCGAGGAGTTCTGGCGTCTTTACAACGGCGACGCCTACTGGCCGGTCAAGCGGGCCTACGACCCGGGCGGACGGTTGCTGGACCTCTATGAGAAGTGTGTACGGGGGCGTTAG
- a CDS encoding serine/threonine-protein kinase: MESPGAERMIARRYRLSRTLGQGGMGVVWEGYDTLLDRPVAVKEVIFPPEIAPAERQNLVIRTIREARAAARLNHSAIVSIYDVAEEDGRPWIVMELIRAMPLDEMVRTYGATPIRQVADIGCQMLSALRAAHAAGIVHRDVKPGNILVREDGTAVLTDFGLATVEGDASLTQVGTVAGSPAFMAPERVRGEKAGPASDLWALGATLYAAVMGRSPFERGDTMATMNAILEEEPDLSRMPRVLHPVLRGLMARDPEQRLTADQAEEMLAVLGTPPPRDPALRRLSRAVAQRMPGLSGRGRRALVVGGAVTTVAVLATVGWVTLGPRTPASLTADAASRATGRTATTAGTVTSEPRTPVPATPAATADARPTPTPTRTAAPRARGSALRAWNSPHGWSIRYPRGWKPSRRQSFTGWLRRDGGAHLGVAELSVADGDPMTLLRAARDDFVARRVRTIRMRTVPYPGGAAAEWEFVWVAGESGPRRWARPGQAYRELRRAVVVGDLAYVVEWTTLKREWQGQRRLLRTVLRGFTPK; this comes from the coding sequence ATGGAGTCACCGGGCGCCGAACGGATGATCGCCCGACGTTACCGGCTGTCACGCACGCTGGGGCAGGGCGGCATGGGAGTGGTCTGGGAGGGGTACGACACGCTCCTCGACCGGCCCGTCGCGGTGAAAGAGGTGATCTTCCCGCCCGAGATCGCGCCCGCCGAGCGGCAGAACCTGGTCATACGCACGATCCGTGAGGCACGCGCCGCCGCCCGGCTCAACCACAGCGCCATCGTGTCCATCTACGACGTGGCCGAGGAGGACGGCCGCCCGTGGATCGTCATGGAGCTGATCCGCGCCATGCCGCTGGACGAGATGGTCCGGACCTACGGGGCCACCCCGATCCGGCAGGTGGCCGACATCGGCTGCCAGATGCTGTCCGCGCTGCGCGCCGCGCACGCCGCGGGTATCGTGCACCGGGACGTCAAGCCGGGCAACATCCTCGTACGCGAGGACGGCACCGCCGTGCTCACCGACTTCGGCCTGGCCACCGTGGAGGGCGACGCCTCGCTCACCCAGGTGGGCACGGTGGCCGGCTCGCCCGCCTTCATGGCGCCCGAGCGGGTGCGCGGCGAGAAGGCGGGGCCCGCCTCCGACCTGTGGGCGCTGGGCGCCACCCTCTACGCCGCGGTGATGGGCCGCTCGCCGTTCGAACGCGGCGACACCATGGCCACGATGAACGCGATCCTCGAAGAGGAACCCGACCTGAGCCGGATGCCCAGGGTGCTGCACCCGGTGCTGCGCGGCCTGATGGCCCGTGACCCGGAGCAGCGGCTGACCGCCGACCAGGCCGAGGAGATGCTCGCCGTGCTCGGCACCCCGCCGCCGCGCGACCCGGCGCTGCGCCGCCTGTCCCGGGCCGTCGCCCAGCGGATGCCCGGCCTGTCCGGCCGCGGACGCCGCGCGCTGGTCGTGGGCGGAGCCGTCACGACCGTCGCCGTGCTGGCCACCGTCGGATGGGTGACGCTCGGCCCGCGCACGCCCGCCTCGCTCACCGCCGACGCGGCCAGCCGTGCGACCGGCCGTACGGCGACCACCGCCGGGACGGTGACGAGCGAGCCGCGCACTCCGGTACCGGCCACCCCTGCGGCGACCGCCGACGCTCGGCCGACCCCGACCCCGACGCGGACCGCCGCCCCCCGGGCGCGCGGCTCGGCGCTGCGCGCGTGGAACTCGCCCCACGGCTGGTCCATCCGGTATCCCCGGGGGTGGAAGCCGTCGCGGCGGCAGTCCTTCACCGGCTGGCTGCGCCGGGACGGGGGCGCCCACCTCGGTGTCGCCGAGCTCTCCGTGGCGGACGGCGACCCGATGACCCTGCTGCGCGCGGCCCGGGACGACTTCGTGGCACGCCGCGTGCGCACGATCCGCATGCGCACCGTGCCGTACCCGGGCGGCGCCGCCGCCGAGTGGGAGTTCGTCTGGGTCGCGGGCGAGTCGGGGCCCCGGCGCTGGGCGCGTCCCGGCCAGGCCTACCGCGAGCTGCGGCGCGCCGTCGTGGTCGGCGACCTCGCCTACGTCGTGGAGTGGACGACGCTCAAGCGTGAGTGGCAGGGGCAGCGGCGGCTGCTCCGCACGGTGCTGCGCGGCTTCACCCCGAAGTGA
- a CDS encoding CaiB/BaiF CoA transferase family protein — protein sequence MRVLELAGLAPGPFAGMMLADHGAQVLRVDRVSTVLREGDAPRASVLDRGKRTIGLDLKSPAGVAAFKELARGADVVIEVFRPGVAERLGIGPDDLHAVNDRLVYGRITGWGQEGPLASAAGHDIDYIALSGTLSLLGRAGERPTPPINILGDFAGGGLMLAYGVLLALLERERTGKGRVIDAAMLDGAATLFAMFYPGLQSGAWGPRGTNLLDTGAPMYDTYETADGGHVAVGALEPRFWAEMTDRMGLADLPDRDDPANWPELRRRLAEAFRSKTRAEWEEIFAGSDACVMPVLSVAEAAEHPHNKARGTFLRVGGVVQPAPAPRLSGVPVPDLSPATRLTDPAELASWGIPEDTAAALRASGVLA from the coding sequence GTGCGCGTACTGGAGCTGGCCGGGCTCGCGCCCGGGCCGTTCGCCGGGATGATGCTGGCCGACCACGGCGCGCAGGTGCTGCGCGTGGACCGGGTTTCGACGGTGCTGCGGGAGGGCGACGCACCACGCGCCTCCGTACTGGACCGCGGCAAGCGCACCATAGGCCTGGACCTGAAGTCGCCCGCGGGCGTGGCAGCCTTCAAGGAGCTGGCCCGCGGCGCGGACGTGGTCATCGAGGTCTTCCGGCCGGGCGTGGCCGAACGGCTCGGCATCGGCCCCGACGACCTGCACGCGGTCAACGACCGGCTCGTCTACGGAAGGATCACCGGCTGGGGGCAGGAAGGGCCGCTCGCCTCCGCCGCCGGGCACGACATCGACTACATCGCCCTGTCCGGAACGCTGTCCCTGCTGGGCCGCGCCGGGGAGAGACCCACTCCGCCGATCAACATCCTCGGCGACTTCGCCGGCGGCGGCCTCATGCTCGCCTACGGCGTGCTGCTCGCCCTTTTAGAGCGCGAACGCACCGGCAAGGGCCGGGTGATCGACGCGGCGATGCTGGACGGCGCGGCGACGCTGTTCGCGATGTTCTACCCCGGCCTGCAGAGCGGGGCGTGGGGACCGCGCGGCACCAACCTGCTCGACACCGGCGCGCCGATGTACGACACCTACGAGACCGCCGACGGCGGCCACGTCGCGGTCGGCGCACTCGAACCGCGGTTCTGGGCCGAGATGACGGACCGGATGGGCCTCGCCGACCTGCCCGACCGCGATGACCCCGCCAACTGGCCGGAGCTGCGCCGGCGGCTGGCCGAGGCGTTCCGTTCGAAGACGCGCGCCGAGTGGGAGGAGATCTTCGCCGGTTCCGACGCGTGCGTCATGCCCGTGCTGTCCGTCGCGGAGGCGGCCGAACACCCGCACAACAAGGCGCGGGGGACGTTCCTACGGGTGGGCGGCGTGGTGCAGCCCGCCCCGGCGCCGCGCCTGTCCGGCGTGCCCGTCCCCGACCTCTCTCCCGCCACCCGGCTGACCGACCCCGCCGAACTCGCCTCCTGGGGCATTCCGGAGGACACCGCCGCCGCCCTGCGCGCCTCCGGCGTCCTGGCCTGA
- a CDS encoding GyrI-like domain-containing protein, translating to MNIVDRPEVLVVGFAVRTSNADEMDPSRARLPALWARAGAPGAFAHVPGKVDENLYAVLTDYESDHNGAYTQIVGVAVRAAAALPEGMVAVRVPGVPSMRLEARGPMPEALRECWQRVWKHTESGGVPPRAFTTDLEIHHPDGVDLYVAILPPPR from the coding sequence GTGAACATCGTTGACCGGCCGGAGGTGCTGGTCGTCGGCTTCGCCGTACGCACGTCCAACGCCGATGAGATGGATCCCTCCCGTGCCCGGCTTCCCGCCCTGTGGGCGAGAGCGGGCGCTCCGGGCGCGTTCGCCCACGTGCCCGGCAAGGTCGATGAGAACCTCTACGCGGTGCTGACCGACTACGAGAGCGACCACAACGGCGCCTACACCCAGATCGTCGGGGTCGCCGTGCGCGCGGCCGCGGCGCTGCCCGAAGGCATGGTCGCCGTGCGGGTGCCCGGCGTGCCCTCCATGAGGCTGGAGGCCCGCGGCCCCATGCCGGAGGCGCTGAGGGAGTGCTGGCAGCGGGTGTGGAAGCACACCGAGTCCGGAGGCGTCCCGCCGCGCGCGTTCACCACCGACTTGGAGATCCACCACCCCGACGGCGTCGATCTCTACGTCGCGATCCTGCCCCCGCCCCGCTGA
- a CDS encoding GuaB1 family IMP dehydrogenase-related protein has product MKFLNGMTPPHELTYADVFMVPTRSAVDSRLAVDLSTHDGTGTTIPIVVANMTAVAGRRMAETVARRGGIAVIPQDIPLDVVADVIDWVKKRDLVHDTPITLTPHDTVGEALNLLPKRAHGAVIVVDWENRPVGVVTEADCQGVDMYTQLSQVMSASLLTLPAGLDPRRAFEMLHDGRHRLAPVVDDEGRLVGILTRTGALRATLYKPAVDARGRLRIAAAIGVNGDVAAKAKELLEAGVDCLVVDTAHGHQEKMLAALRAVRALAPEVPVVAGNVVTAEGVRDLAEAGADIIKVGVGPGAMCTTRMMTGVGRPQFSAVLECAAEARRLGKHVWADGGIRHPRDVALALAAGASNVMIGSWFAGTYESPGDLRVDADGRRYKENFGMASARAVRLRTVDDSAFERARKALFEEGISTSRMYLDPERPSVEDLIDAITAGVRSACTYAGARDLEEFHRRAVVGVQGHSGYTEGMPLHQSW; this is encoded by the coding sequence GTGAAATTCCTCAACGGCATGACTCCGCCGCACGAGCTGACCTACGCCGACGTGTTCATGGTCCCCACGCGGTCCGCCGTCGACTCCCGTCTCGCCGTGGACCTGTCGACCCACGACGGCACCGGCACCACGATCCCCATCGTGGTGGCGAACATGACGGCGGTGGCCGGGCGCAGGATGGCCGAGACCGTCGCCCGTCGCGGGGGCATCGCCGTCATTCCCCAGGACATTCCCCTCGACGTCGTCGCCGACGTCATCGACTGGGTCAAGAAACGCGATCTGGTCCACGACACCCCGATCACCCTCACCCCGCACGACACCGTCGGCGAAGCGCTCAACCTGCTGCCCAAGCGCGCCCACGGTGCGGTCATCGTGGTCGATTGGGAGAACCGTCCGGTCGGCGTGGTCACCGAGGCCGACTGCCAGGGCGTCGACATGTACACCCAGCTCTCCCAGGTCATGTCCGCCTCGCTGCTCACCCTGCCCGCCGGGCTCGACCCGCGCCGGGCGTTCGAGATGCTGCACGACGGCCGCCACCGGCTCGCCCCCGTGGTCGACGACGAGGGCCGCCTGGTCGGCATCCTCACCAGGACCGGCGCGCTGCGGGCCACCCTCTACAAGCCCGCCGTGGACGCCCGGGGCCGGTTGCGGATCGCCGCCGCCATCGGGGTCAACGGCGACGTCGCGGCCAAGGCCAAGGAGCTGCTGGAGGCGGGCGTCGACTGCCTGGTCGTGGACACCGCGCACGGCCACCAGGAGAAGATGCTGGCCGCGCTGCGCGCCGTGCGGGCGCTCGCCCCGGAGGTGCCGGTGGTGGCGGGCAACGTGGTGACCGCCGAGGGCGTACGCGACCTCGCCGAGGCCGGGGCCGACATCATCAAGGTCGGCGTGGGGCCGGGCGCCATGTGCACGACGCGGATGATGACCGGCGTGGGCCGGCCGCAGTTCTCCGCCGTCCTGGAGTGCGCGGCCGAGGCCAGGCGGCTGGGCAAGCACGTGTGGGCCGACGGCGGCATACGCCACCCGCGCGATGTCGCGCTGGCCCTGGCGGCGGGCGCGTCCAACGTGATGATCGGCTCCTGGTTCGCCGGCACCTACGAGTCGCCCGGCGACCTCCGCGTCGACGCCGACGGCCGCCGCTACAAGGAGAACTTCGGCATGGCCTCCGCACGAGCCGTACGGCTGCGCACCGTGGACGACTCGGCGTTCGAGCGGGCACGCAAGGCGCTGTTCGAGGAGGGCATCTCCACCTCGCGGATGTACCTCGATCCGGAGCGGCCGAGCGTGGAGGACCTGATCGACGCGATCACCGCCGGCGTGCGCTCGGCGTGCACCTACGCCGGGGCCCGCGATCTGGAGGAGTTCCACCGCCGCGCGGTGGTGGGCGTGCAGGGCCACTCCGGCTACACCGAGGGCATGCCGCTGCACCAGAGCTGGTAG